The Vicia villosa cultivar HV-30 ecotype Madison, WI linkage group LG1, Vvil1.0, whole genome shotgun sequence genome includes a region encoding these proteins:
- the LOC131605361 gene encoding protein PAL OF QUIRKY-like, with protein MESNSKNTTKFLFSYGGKILPRHTDGKLRYTGGHTRVLALSLPISFSELMVKFVELCCLSVTLKCPLPNGDLETLISITSDEDLENIIEEYDRASSSLRHPLKIRAILSPPKSLKKVCPQHSSSSSATYSPSGSLYGSAESPPYAAVNRLNCSPVPLGFPIGIRNGAVKGGCYTGQLHESPRFLYRCGNNYCQ; from the exons ATGGAATCAAATTCCAAAAACACAACCAAGTTCCTCTTTAGCTACGGCGGTAAAATCCTCCCCCGCCACACCGACGGCAAGCTCCGCTACACCGGTGGCCACACTAGAGTCCTCGCGCTTTCTCTCCCCATTTCTTTCTCAG AGTTGATGGTGAAGTTTGTGGAATTATGCTGTTTATCAGTGACACTGAAGTGTCCTTTACCAAACGGAGATTTAGAGACATTGATTTCAATCACCAGCGACGAAGATCTGGAAAATATAATCGAAGAATACGATCGAGCTTCTTCGTCGTTACGTCATCCATTGAAGATAAGAGCCATTCTTTCACCTCCCAAATCTCTCAAGAAAGTATGTCCTCAACATTCTTCTTCGTCCAGCGCAACATACTCTCCCTCTGGTTCGCTTTACGGGTCTGCGGAATCACCGCCGTATGCGGCTGTTAATCGGCTGAATTGTTCGCCGGTTCCTCTAGGGTTTCCGATTGGTATTCGAAACGGGGCTGTGAAAGGTGGCTGTTACACAGGGCAATTACATGAAAGCCCTAGATTCCTTTATCGCTGCGGTAATAATTATTGTCAATGA
- the LOC131605357 gene encoding uncharacterized protein LOC131605357 produces the protein MESNPTNTTKFLFSYGGKILPRHTDGKLRYAGGHTRVLALSLPISFSELMVKFVELCGSSVTLKCPLPNGDLETLVSITSDEDLKNIIEEYERASSSLPHPLKIRAILSSPKSLKKVSPPQSSSSSATYSPSGSLYNSVESPPYVAVNRRCCSPVSLGFPIGIRNGAVKGGCYTRQLHGSPRFLYGCGNNYCQ, from the exons ATGGAATCAAACCCCACAAATACAACCAAGTTCCTCTTTAGCTACGGCGGTAAAATCCTTCCCCGCCACACCGACGGCAAGCTCCGCTATGCCGGCGGCCACACCAGAGTCCTCGCCCTCTCTCTCCCCATTTCTTTCTCGG AGTTGATGGTGAAGTTTGTAGAATTATGTGGTTCATCTGTTACACTCAAGTGTCCATTACCAAACGGAGATTTAGAGACATTGGTTTCAATCACTAGCGATGAAGATCTGAAAAATATAATTGAAGAATACGAACGAGCTTCTTCATCGTTACCTCATCCATTGAAGATTAGAGCTATTCTTTCATCTCCCAAATCTCTCAAGAAAGTATCTCCTccacaatcttcttcatcaagcGCGACGTACTCTCCATCTGGTTCGCTTTATAATTCTGTGGAATCACCACCGTATGTGGCCGTGAATCGGCGGTGTTGCTCGCCGGTTTCTCTAGGGTTTCCGATTGGTATTCGAAATGGGGCGGTGAAAGGTGGTTGTTACACGCGGCAATTACATGGAAGCCCTAGATTCCTCTATGGATGTGGTAATAATTATTGTCAATGA